A part of Miscanthus floridulus cultivar M001 chromosome 6, ASM1932011v1, whole genome shotgun sequence genomic DNA contains:
- the LOC136456118 gene encoding phenylalanine--tRNA ligase, chloroplastic/mitochondrial-like, with product MRPLIRTARCWLLRARVRAMATLPMAPPATAISFTTRPLYTPSSRSHRRLLARFFSVAPASAGARGLRAAASAVEVGGVKIAREDVVKEDDPTNNVPDTIFSKIGLQLHRRDNHPLGILKNTIYNYFDKNFTGQFDKFDDLCPLVSVKQNFDDVLVPSDHVSRSYNDTYYVDGQTVLRCHTSAHQAELLRDGHTHFLVTGDVYRRDSIDSTHYPVLHQMEGFHVFSPDEWSGSGMDGTAYAAAELKKILEGLARHLFGAVEMRWVDTYFPFTNPSFELEIYFQDDWLEVLGCGVTEQEILKRNGRRDHVAWAFGLGLERLAMVLFDIPDIRLFWSNDKRFTSQFSQGKLGVKFKPFSKFPPCYKDMSFWINDAFTENNLCEVVRGIAGDLVEEVKLIDNFTNKKGMTSHCYRIAYRSMERSLTDEEINNLQLNVREAVKDKLKVELR from the exons ATGCGCCCGCTTATCCGAACCGCTCGCTGCTGGCTCCTCCGCGCGCGTGTTCGTGCCATGGCTACACTTCCCATGGCGCCCCCCGCCACCGCCATCTCCTTCACCACCCGCCCCCTCTACACCCCTTCGTCGCGTTCTCACCGCCGCCTCCTCGCCCGCTTCTTCTCCGTCGCGCCGGCGTCGGCCGGGGCGAGAGGGCTCCGAGCGGCGGCCTCCGCCGTTGAGGTGGGCGGCGTCAAGATCGCGCGCGAGG ATGTTGTGAAGGAGGATGACCCGACAAACAACGTGCCAGACACTATCTTCTCGAAGATCGGCCTGCAGCTGCACAGGAGGGATAACCATCCCCTTGGGATTCTGAAGAACACAATTTATAATTACTTTGACAAGAACTTCACTGGACAGTTTGACAAGTTTGATGACCTTTGCCCCCTTGTTTCTGTCAAGCAG AATTTTGATGATGTCTTGGTCCCTTCTGACCATGTAAGCCGGAGTTACAATGACACATATTATGTTGATGGTCAAACAGTCTTAAGGTGTCATACCAGTGCTCATCAAGCTGAGCTGCTAAGGGATGGACATACACACTTTCTTGTAACTGGAGATGTTTACCGTAGGGATTCCATTGATTCAACTCACTATCCTGTCTTACATCAG ATGGAAGGGTTCCATGTCTTCTCTCCTGATGAATGGTCAGGTTCTGGCATGGATGGGACAGCATATGCAGCTGCAGAACTCAAGAAAATACTGGAAGGCTTGGCAAGACATCTATTTG GTGCTGTAGAGATGCGATGGGTTGACACTTACTTCCCATTTACCAACCCATCCTTTGAGCTCGAAATATATTTTCAG GATGACTGGTTGGAGGTTTTGGGGTGTGGAGTCACTGAGCAGGAAATTTTGAAAAGAAATGGCAGGAGAGACCATGTGGCATGGGCCTTTGGATTGGGCTTGGAGCGCCTTGCAATGGTCCTTTTCGACATTCCAGATATTCGACTCTTCTGGTCGAATGATAAACGGTTCACGTCCCAG TTCTCACAAGGCAAGCTTGGTGTCAAGTTCAAGCCATTTTCAAAG TTTCCTCCTTGTTACAAGGATATGAGTTTCTGGATCAATGATGCATTTACAGAGAACAACTTATGTGAGGTTGTCAGAGGAATTGCTGGTGATCTTGTTGAGGAG GTAAAACTTATTGATAATTTCACCAACAAGAAAGGCATGACAAGTCATTGCTATAGAATAGCCTATAGGTCAATGGAACGTTCGCTCACGGATGAGGAGATTAACAATCTTCAG TTGAATGTCAGGGAAGCTGTGAAAGATAAATTGAAAGTAGAGTTGAGATAG
- the LOC136457282 gene encoding uncharacterized protein yields the protein MATIQHQAVAAPSGDTAATKKRSPRRWTRRWRGARRPSSGTADGDAISTQEGSAPQASCNLEAMAAHLSDNVLQITTVKIMNSAKTRKRNFQAGNKALKDSAADGAACSSLASREHSIRENEPSRSKIFERSDVRFPIDSCTAQGTDMNNHKMKSADLPGNLEEVYQKYRENENVSSLNSGSLQEGKKRRKKRGRKRHNRCKKATSQDSPAPTAADNSGLMTFLSENCTSGLKPEEQRKKQDQNKAPMTNLVLVNNAKRSEPFGVNLEGAIEKSCELGTNSLDSTFENRYELSIG from the exons ATGGCGACGATCCAGCACCAGGCGGTGGCGGCGCCGTCCGGGGACACCGCTGCAACCAAGAAAAGATCCCCGCGGAGATGGACCCGCCGCTGGCGAGGCGCGCGGCGTCCAAGCAGCGGGACCGCCGACGGAG ATGCCATTTCAACTCAAGAAGGTTCTGCTCCGCAAGCAAGTTGCAATTTGGAAGCAATGGCAGCACATCTAAGCGATAATGTGCTGCAAATTACAACTGTGAAGATAATGAACTCAGCTAAAACAAGAAAGAGGAATTTTCAGGCTGGAAATAAGGCGCTAAAAGATTCTGCGGCTGATGGTGCTGCCTGCTCTTCTCTTGCCAGCCGTGAGCATTCTATCAGAGAAAATGAACCCTCAAGGAGCAAGATATTTGAGAGATCCGATGTAAGATTCCCGATTGATAGTTGCACTGCACAAGGAACTGATATGaataatcacaagatgaagagtGCCGATTTGCCAGGGAACTTGGAGGAAGTATACCAAAAATATAGGGAAAATGAAAATGTATCTTCTCTCAACTCCGGCAGTTTACAGGAGggaaaaaagagaaggaaaaaaaGAGGCAGGAAAAGGCATAATCGTTGTAAAAAAGCTACTTCACAGGATTCTCCAGCACCAACTGCTGCTGATAATTCTGGTTTGATGACATTCCTTTCTGAGAACTGTACTTCAGGTCTTAAACCAGAGGAACAGAGGAAGAAGCAAGATCAGAACAAGGCACCCATGACTAACTTAGTTTTAGTCAACAATGCAAAGAGATCAGAACCATTTGGTGTGAATTTGGAAGGCGCTATTGAAAAGAGCTGTGAACTGGGAACGAATAGTTTGGACAGCACCTTTGAAAATAGGTATGAGCTGTCAATTGGTTGA